In one window of Microbacterium natoriense DNA:
- a CDS encoding MATE family efflux transporter: MATSLTTGRPWRVILAFSVPLLLGNVVQQLYQFVDAIVVGRHLGVDSLAAVGATGPLLFLLLGFAWGLTSGFAIPIAQAFGAGDDAAVRRSVATGVLLTGITSVVLTIVAPLISAPLLALLQTPPELMAEATVFTQISFIGAGATMFFNFLSAIIRAIGDSRTPLIFLTVSCALNAGLVILMVGPLEWGVAGAAIATVVAQAVSVLLCLEFVRRRLPLLHLRRIDWRITRGDIAEHLRLGLPMGFQASIIAIGTLTVQVALNTLGAEAVAAYTTGARVDSLGVAFLSSLGLAVSMYAAQNLGGRRPDRIRRGVVEATWMAIAGGAAIGALIIAFGVPMVRLFVGDGSDHVVELAHLMLIVNGLGYWALGVLFVLRGALQGLGHTLVPTVTGVIELVARVAAAVILGAMIDFTGVALSNPLAWVSAILLLVPAYIRAHRDLGRMPVNPVEATETSAIAIVGPVDGSMVVDAVVTQPLRVVKRSRLRRR; the protein is encoded by the coding sequence ATGGCCACCTCCCTCACCACGGGCCGCCCGTGGCGTGTCATCCTCGCCTTCTCCGTCCCTCTCCTGCTTGGCAACGTCGTCCAGCAGCTGTACCAGTTCGTCGACGCGATCGTCGTCGGGCGCCATCTGGGTGTCGACTCGCTCGCCGCCGTCGGCGCGACCGGACCTCTGCTCTTCCTTCTGCTCGGCTTCGCGTGGGGCCTGACCAGCGGTTTCGCGATTCCGATCGCCCAGGCGTTCGGCGCTGGTGACGACGCCGCCGTGCGGCGATCCGTCGCGACCGGGGTGCTGCTGACCGGCATCACGAGCGTCGTGCTCACCATCGTCGCGCCTCTCATCTCTGCGCCGCTGCTGGCGCTTCTGCAGACGCCTCCCGAGCTGATGGCCGAGGCCACGGTCTTCACGCAGATCAGCTTCATCGGCGCGGGCGCGACGATGTTCTTCAACTTCCTCTCGGCGATCATCCGGGCGATCGGCGACTCCCGCACTCCGCTGATCTTCCTCACGGTCTCGTGCGCCCTGAACGCGGGTCTCGTGATCCTCATGGTCGGACCGCTCGAGTGGGGCGTTGCGGGCGCGGCGATCGCGACCGTGGTCGCGCAGGCGGTCTCGGTGCTGCTGTGCCTCGAGTTCGTGCGTCGCCGCCTTCCCCTGCTGCATCTGCGCCGGATCGACTGGAGGATCACACGCGGCGACATCGCCGAGCATCTGCGTCTCGGCCTGCCCATGGGCTTCCAGGCCTCGATCATCGCGATCGGCACACTGACCGTGCAGGTCGCCCTGAACACGCTCGGCGCAGAGGCCGTCGCCGCCTACACGACAGGTGCACGCGTCGACAGCCTCGGCGTCGCGTTCCTGTCGTCGCTGGGGCTCGCGGTGTCTATGTACGCCGCGCAGAACCTCGGCGGCCGACGCCCAGACCGCATTCGCCGGGGCGTCGTGGAGGCGACCTGGATGGCGATCGCGGGCGGTGCGGCGATCGGCGCGCTCATCATCGCGTTCGGCGTGCCGATGGTGCGCCTGTTCGTCGGAGACGGCTCGGATCACGTCGTCGAGCTCGCCCATCTCATGCTCATCGTGAACGGGCTCGGCTACTGGGCGCTCGGAGTGCTGTTCGTGCTGCGCGGCGCGCTGCAGGGACTCGGGCACACGCTGGTGCCGACCGTCACGGGCGTGATCGAGCTCGTCGCGCGCGTCGCCGCCGCGGTGATCCTCGGCGCGATGATCGACTTCACAGGCGTCGCGCTCAGCAACCCGCTCGCCTGGGTCAGCGCGATCCTGCTGCTGGTGCCGGCGTACATCCGCGCGCACCGCGACCTGGGGCGCATGCCCGTGAACCCGGTCGAGGCGACCGAGACCTCGGCGATCGCGATCGTCGGTCCCGTCGACGGTTCGATGGTCGTGGATGCCGTCGTCACGCAGCCCCTGCGCGTGGTGAAGCGCTCACGACTGAGGCGGCGTTAA
- the chvE gene encoding multiple monosaccharide ABC transporter substrate-binding protein produces the protein MKKKYALAALGLVGALALAGCGGAGAGSTGSEGSGSTDKGDMLIGVSMPTETSERWIADGNAVQSGLEDAGYQVELQYAGDDIPTQGQQIDQMITKGADLLIIAAIDGTALSSQLDAAAAAKIPVISYDRLIRDSDHVDFYVTFDNYKVGVQQATSLLTGLGVLDADGKETGEKGPFNIELFAGSLDDNNAHFFWQGAMDTLQPFIDDGVLAVPSGQVKIEQAATLRWAQETAQKRMEDLLTATYGNGTKLDGVLSPYDGISRGIITALQGTGGYGATIADGLPIVTGQDAEIASVALINQDVQFATIFKDTRKLAEQSVVAAEAMLEGDDPEANDTKTYDNGVKVVPSYLLQSDIVYKDNITSLLVDSGYWTQAEVDSGVAE, from the coding sequence ATGAAGAAGAAGTACGCACTGGCCGCACTCGGCCTGGTCGGAGCGCTCGCCCTGGCGGGTTGCGGCGGAGCCGGAGCCGGATCGACCGGGTCGGAGGGCTCGGGCAGCACCGACAAGGGCGACATGCTCATCGGCGTCTCGATGCCGACCGAGACCTCTGAGCGCTGGATCGCGGACGGCAACGCCGTGCAGTCCGGCCTCGAAGACGCCGGCTATCAGGTCGAGCTGCAGTACGCGGGTGACGACATCCCCACCCAGGGTCAGCAGATCGACCAGATGATCACGAAGGGCGCCGACCTGCTGATCATCGCCGCCATCGACGGCACGGCCCTGTCGTCGCAGCTCGATGCCGCAGCCGCAGCGAAGATCCCGGTGATCTCCTACGACCGCCTGATCCGCGACAGCGACCACGTCGACTTCTACGTGACGTTCGACAACTACAAGGTCGGCGTGCAGCAGGCCACCTCGCTCCTCACAGGTCTCGGCGTCCTCGACGCCGACGGCAAGGAGACCGGAGAGAAGGGCCCGTTCAACATCGAGCTGTTCGCCGGATCGCTCGACGACAACAACGCGCACTTCTTCTGGCAGGGCGCGATGGACACGCTGCAGCCGTTCATCGACGACGGCGTCCTCGCCGTTCCCTCGGGCCAGGTCAAGATCGAGCAGGCCGCGACTCTGCGCTGGGCACAGGAGACCGCGCAGAAGCGCATGGAGGACCTGCTCACCGCCACGTACGGCAACGGCACCAAGCTCGACGGCGTGCTCTCGCCCTACGACGGCATCTCGCGCGGCATCATCACGGCGCTGCAGGGCACCGGCGGCTACGGCGCCACCATCGCCGACGGCCTGCCGATCGTCACGGGTCAGGATGCGGAGATCGCGTCCGTCGCCCTGATCAACCAGGACGTGCAGTTCGCCACGATCTTCAAGGACACCCGCAAGCTCGCCGAGCAGTCGGTCGTCGCCGCGGAGGCCATGCTCGAGGGCGACGACCCCGAGGCCAACGACACGAAGACCTACGACAACGGCGTGAAGGTCGTGCCGTCGTACCTGCTGCAGTCGGACATCGTCTACAAGGACAACATCACCTCGCTCCTCGTCGACTCCGGCTACTGGACGCAGGCCGAGGTCGACTCGGGCGTCGCCGAGTAG
- the mmsA gene encoding multiple monosaccharide ABC transporter ATP-binding protein: protein MTTPVLQMREIEKSFPGVKALQGVSLDVNRGEILAICGENGAGKSTLMKVLSGVYPHGAYEGEIIYEGEEAAFGSINDSEQRGIVIIHQELALIPYLSVAENIFLGNERRGKNGLIDWDRANAEASALLAQVGLDENPTTPVAQLGVGKQQLVEIAKALSKNVRLLILDEPTAALNDTDSAHLLDLLRRLRDEGMTSIIISHKLNEIAEIADRTTIIRDGKSIETLDMKDPASTQDRIIRGMVGRDLAHRFPERTSNPGEEVLRIENWSVNHPTQPGRVMVEDASLTVRAGEVVGIAGLMGAGRTELAMSVFGRTYGRHARGKVFVRGKEVDTSTTSAAIRAGIAYATEDRKKFGLNLIDDIRHNITMASLRLISPGGWINANRELQVAEQYRADMNIKSPSVLQLVGNLSGGNQQKVVLSKWIQTAPDVLILDEPTRGIDVGAKYEIYTIINRLVAEGKGVLVISSELPELLGICDRIYTLAFGRITGELPTSEATQENLMHLMTLERTAAR from the coding sequence ATGACGACACCGGTTCTGCAGATGCGGGAGATCGAGAAGAGCTTCCCGGGTGTGAAGGCGCTCCAGGGCGTCAGCCTCGATGTGAACCGCGGCGAGATCCTCGCGATCTGCGGCGAGAACGGCGCAGGCAAGTCCACTCTCATGAAGGTGCTGTCGGGCGTGTACCCCCACGGCGCCTATGAGGGCGAGATCATCTACGAGGGAGAGGAGGCGGCCTTCGGTTCGATCAACGACTCCGAGCAGAGGGGGATCGTGATCATCCACCAGGAGCTCGCCCTGATCCCCTACCTCAGCGTCGCCGAGAACATCTTCCTCGGCAACGAGCGGCGCGGGAAGAACGGTCTGATCGACTGGGATCGGGCGAATGCCGAAGCATCCGCTCTGCTCGCCCAGGTGGGCCTCGACGAGAACCCGACGACCCCTGTCGCCCAACTCGGCGTCGGAAAGCAGCAGCTCGTCGAGATCGCCAAGGCACTCTCGAAGAACGTGCGTCTACTGATCCTCGACGAGCCGACCGCCGCCCTCAACGACACCGACTCGGCGCACCTGCTCGACCTGCTGCGCCGACTGCGCGACGAGGGCATGACGTCGATCATCATCTCGCACAAGCTGAACGAGATCGCCGAGATCGCCGACCGCACCACGATCATCCGCGACGGCAAGTCGATCGAGACGCTCGACATGAAGGATCCGGCCTCCACGCAGGATCGCATCATCCGCGGCATGGTCGGCCGCGACCTCGCCCACCGCTTCCCCGAGCGCACCTCGAACCCGGGCGAAGAGGTGCTGCGCATCGAGAACTGGTCGGTGAACCATCCGACCCAGCCCGGTCGGGTCATGGTCGAAGACGCTTCGCTCACCGTCCGCGCCGGAGAGGTCGTCGGCATCGCCGGCCTCATGGGCGCCGGCCGCACCGAGCTCGCGATGAGCGTGTTCGGGCGCACCTACGGCAGGCACGCCCGCGGCAAGGTGTTCGTGCGCGGCAAGGAGGTCGACACCTCGACCACAAGCGCCGCCATCCGCGCGGGCATCGCCTACGCCACGGAGGACCGCAAGAAGTTCGGGCTCAACCTGATCGACGACATCCGGCACAACATCACGATGGCCTCGCTTCGGCTGATCAGCCCGGGCGGCTGGATCAACGCGAACCGCGAACTGCAGGTCGCAGAGCAGTACCGTGCCGACATGAACATCAAGAGCCCCAGCGTGCTCCAGCTCGTCGGCAACCTCTCCGGAGGGAACCAGCAGAAGGTCGTGCTGAGCAAGTGGATCCAGACGGCGCCCGACGTCTTGATCCTCGACGAGCCGACGCGAGGAATCGACGTCGGAGCCAAGTACGAGATCTACACGATCATCAACCGCCTGGTCGCAGAGGGGAAGGGCGTGCTGGTGATCTCCTCCGAGCTCCCCGAGCTCCTCGGCATCTGCGACCGCATATACACCCTGGCTTTCGGGAGGATCACCGGTGAACTCCCCACCAGCGAAGCCACACAGGAGAACCTCATGCACCTCATGACCCTCGAAAGGACGGCCGCGCGATGA
- the mmsB gene encoding multiple monosaccharide ABC transporter permease produces the protein MTGVSNLFSLATRNLRQSGILVAFIAIVAFFAILNPTFLSPGNLTNIVLQYSYILILAIGMVIVIIAGHIDLSVGSVVALTGATAAVIVIRGQQPWWVGVLAAIAVGLLVGAWQGFWVAYVGIPAFIVTLAGMLLFRGLTFIVLSNVSLSPFGGTYYSIANGFFNGLLGGYGVDVFTLVIFAIGVVGYAVWQVRSRRSKLAHQQSVEALGWFIAKIAIIAAVVMWFGYQLATSRGLPFVLIILAVLIIAYSVITQKSVFGRHVYAIGGNLHAALLSGVNVRKVNFWIFVNMGLLAGIAGVVFSSRTNGAQPGAGNMFELDAIAACFIGGAAVTGGVGRVGGAIVGGLIMAVMSNGMQLMGLDQATQQVVKGLVLLIAVAFDVWNKRRAGAAR, from the coding sequence ATGACCGGCGTCAGCAACCTCTTCAGCCTCGCCACGCGGAACCTCCGTCAGAGCGGCATCCTGGTCGCCTTCATCGCGATCGTCGCGTTCTTCGCGATCCTCAACCCGACGTTCCTCTCGCCGGGCAACCTCACGAACATCGTGCTGCAGTACTCGTACATCCTGATCCTCGCGATCGGCATGGTGATCGTGATCATCGCCGGGCACATCGATCTGTCGGTGGGATCGGTCGTCGCCCTCACCGGAGCGACGGCAGCCGTCATCGTGATCCGCGGGCAGCAGCCGTGGTGGGTCGGCGTGCTCGCGGCGATCGCCGTCGGCCTGCTCGTCGGAGCCTGGCAGGGCTTCTGGGTCGCGTACGTCGGGATCCCCGCGTTCATCGTGACTCTGGCGGGCATGCTGCTGTTCCGCGGCCTCACCTTCATCGTGCTCAGCAACGTCTCGCTGTCGCCGTTCGGCGGCACCTACTACTCGATCGCGAACGGCTTCTTCAACGGGTTGCTCGGCGGATACGGGGTCGACGTGTTCACGCTCGTGATCTTCGCGATCGGCGTGGTCGGCTACGCCGTGTGGCAGGTGCGCAGCCGCCGCTCGAAGCTCGCGCACCAGCAGTCGGTCGAGGCTCTCGGCTGGTTCATCGCGAAGATCGCCATCATCGCGGCCGTGGTGATGTGGTTCGGCTACCAGCTCGCCACCAGCCGCGGCCTGCCGTTCGTGCTGATCATCCTCGCCGTGCTGATCATCGCCTACTCCGTGATCACGCAGAAGAGCGTGTTCGGCCGCCACGTCTACGCGATCGGCGGCAACCTGCACGCGGCACTGCTCAGCGGCGTCAACGTGCGCAAGGTCAACTTCTGGATCTTCGTGAACATGGGACTCCTCGCCGGCATCGCGGGCGTCGTGTTCTCCTCGCGCACCAACGGCGCGCAGCCGGGCGCGGGAAACATGTTCGAGCTCGACGCGATCGCCGCCTGCTTCATCGGCGGTGCGGCGGTCACCGGCGGTGTCGGCCGGGTTGGCGGCGCGATCGTCGGCGGCCTGATCATGGCCGTGATGAGCAACGGCATGCAGCTGATGGGACTCGACCAGGCGACCCAGCAGGTCGTCAAGGGCCTCGTGCTGCTGATCGCCGTGGCCTTCGACGTCTGGAACAAGCGTCGGGCGGGCGCCGCCCGTTGA
- a CDS encoding ROK family transcriptional regulator, producing the protein MSRWSGGSQSGLREANTAKIVDAVKRFGGLTQVELAEATSLSTATVSAIVKELSLSGLVETHPTSRSGRRAQLVTIARRAGLVAAVQIGSRSMRVRLSDVGQDVLADRSMPLPTDHAEDTVLDRITLLIIDMLGMIAADPGDLIGVCIALPAPVDPTTGLIAYRGVMRRWETQPVAEVVEQRIGCPVLVEKDANLAALAEATLGTARDVKDSLFVHASYTISAGVMLNSQIYRGRAGTAGEIGHVQVDPAGSICACGQRGCLETIAGAEAVTAPLRATFGQVTFKDVIARAAAGDPGCARVVSDAATALGRVVAAAHQSLAPEVITVGGELAEAGPIFLLPFATAVRDNAPQGRTPRHDPVPSSFGKDAVLVGATIHILQSTDPSQLLEDRS; encoded by the coding sequence ATGAGCAGATGGTCCGGCGGATCCCAGTCGGGGTTGCGCGAGGCCAACACCGCGAAGATCGTCGACGCCGTCAAACGCTTCGGCGGGCTCACCCAGGTCGAGCTCGCCGAAGCGACCAGCCTGTCGACGGCGACCGTCTCGGCCATCGTCAAAGAGCTCAGCCTCTCGGGTCTCGTCGAGACCCACCCGACGTCGCGCAGCGGCCGCCGGGCGCAGCTGGTCACGATCGCCCGAAGGGCAGGTCTCGTCGCCGCGGTGCAGATCGGCAGCCGCAGCATGCGGGTGCGGCTGTCGGATGTCGGGCAGGACGTGCTGGCCGACCGGTCGATGCCCTTGCCGACCGATCACGCCGAAGACACCGTGCTCGATCGCATCACCCTGCTCATCATCGACATGCTGGGGATGATCGCCGCCGACCCCGGCGACCTCATCGGGGTGTGCATCGCGCTGCCGGCGCCGGTGGATCCGACCACCGGACTCATCGCGTACCGCGGGGTCATGCGCCGGTGGGAGACGCAGCCCGTCGCCGAAGTCGTCGAGCAGCGCATCGGCTGCCCGGTGCTCGTCGAGAAGGATGCGAACCTCGCGGCCCTCGCCGAGGCGACGCTCGGCACGGCCCGCGACGTCAAGGACAGCCTGTTCGTGCACGCCTCGTACACGATCAGCGCCGGTGTGATGCTGAACTCGCAGATCTACCGAGGGCGCGCCGGGACGGCCGGCGAGATCGGCCACGTGCAGGTCGACCCGGCGGGCTCCATCTGCGCCTGCGGACAGCGAGGCTGCCTGGAGACGATCGCCGGCGCCGAGGCCGTCACCGCACCGCTGCGGGCCACATTCGGTCAGGTGACGTTCAAGGACGTCATCGCCCGGGCGGCGGCGGGCGACCCCGGATGCGCTCGCGTCGTCTCCGACGCCGCCACCGCTCTCGGGCGCGTGGTCGCCGCAGCGCATCAGTCGCTCGCTCCCGAAGTGATCACCGTCGGCGGCGAGCTCGCCGAAGCCGGCCCCATCTTCCTGCTGCCCTTCGCGACCGCCGTGCGCGACAACGCACCCCAGGGGCGCACCCCCCGCCACGACCCGGTGCCCTCCTCGTTCGGCAAGGACGCCGTGCTGGTCGGGGCGACGATCCACATCCTGCAGTCGACAGACCCGTCTCAGCTGCTCGAGGACCGCTCATGA
- a CDS encoding ATP-binding cassette domain-containing protein yields the protein MSLTAAQAEPLLTLRGVSKRFGAVEALTDVDFTVNAREVVGLVGDNAAGKSTLAKIIAGALTPTSGEIRINGERVEISNPAEANRLGIATVFQDLAVCENLDVTANVFLGRELRTHNGMLREGEMEQATRQALSDLAANIPSIRSPLNTLSGGQRQAVAIARTLISQPRLVVLDEPTASLSVAQTADVLTHIEQLRELGLGVVFISHNIADVQAVSDRVEVLRHGRNNGSFASQDAAYSDLIAAIIGTYRRPDSSRRR from the coding sequence ATGAGCCTCACCGCTGCGCAGGCCGAGCCCCTGCTCACCCTGCGCGGGGTCTCGAAGAGGTTCGGGGCCGTCGAGGCCCTCACCGACGTCGATTTCACCGTCAACGCCCGCGAGGTCGTCGGTCTCGTGGGTGACAACGCCGCCGGCAAGTCGACTCTCGCGAAGATCATCGCCGGCGCGCTCACACCGACCTCGGGCGAGATCCGCATCAACGGCGAGCGCGTGGAGATCTCGAACCCCGCGGAGGCGAACCGGCTGGGCATCGCCACGGTCTTCCAGGACCTCGCGGTGTGCGAGAACCTCGACGTGACCGCCAACGTGTTCCTCGGGCGCGAGCTGCGCACCCACAACGGGATGCTGCGCGAAGGCGAGATGGAGCAGGCGACCAGACAGGCGCTCAGCGACCTCGCCGCGAACATCCCCTCGATCCGCTCGCCACTGAACACCCTCTCCGGCGGCCAGCGTCAGGCCGTCGCGATCGCCCGCACGCTCATCAGCCAACCGCGACTCGTCGTCCTCGACGAACCCACCGCATCACTCAGCGTCGCGCAGACCGCCGACGTGCTCACGCACATCGAGCAGCTCCGCGAGCTCGGTCTGGGCGTGGTCTTCATCAGCCACAACATCGCCGACGTCCAGGCGGTGTCCGACCGCGTCGAGGTGCTGCGCCACGGCCGCAACAACGGGTCGTTCGCGAGCCAGGACGCCGCCTACTCCGACCTCATCGCCGCCATCATCGGGACCTACCGCAGACCGGACTCGAGCCGACGGCGCTGA
- a CDS encoding ATP-binding cassette domain-containing protein codes for MSGVSTAVPVVEVREIGKSYGPVNALAGVSTTVNAGQVTCVLGDNGAGKSTFIKMLAGAHTPSSGELLVDGEPATFSSPRAALDAGIATVYQDLAVVPLMPVWRNFFLGSELTTGWGPLRRLDVKRMKQITYTELANMGIDLRDVNQPIGTLSGGERQCVAIARAVYFGARVLILDEPTAALGVKQSGVVLKYIARARDRGLGVVFITHNPHHAYPVGDRFLLLNRGTSIGNFEKEEISLSQLTSMMAGGAELDSLAHELQREIGEDSPVVQEVVREAEQSRRIEGAGEPSASSPTASA; via the coding sequence ATGAGCGGGGTCAGCACGGCCGTTCCCGTCGTCGAGGTGCGGGAGATCGGCAAGAGCTACGGGCCGGTGAACGCGCTCGCCGGCGTCAGCACGACCGTGAACGCGGGACAGGTCACGTGCGTGCTCGGCGACAACGGCGCCGGCAAGTCGACCTTCATCAAGATGCTCGCGGGAGCGCACACGCCGTCGAGCGGCGAACTGCTCGTCGACGGCGAACCGGCGACGTTCTCGTCGCCTCGGGCGGCGCTGGATGCCGGGATCGCGACGGTCTACCAGGATCTCGCCGTGGTGCCGCTGATGCCGGTCTGGCGCAACTTCTTCCTCGGGTCGGAGCTGACGACGGGATGGGGCCCGCTCCGGCGGCTCGACGTGAAGCGCATGAAGCAGATCACATACACCGAGCTTGCGAACATGGGCATCGACCTGCGCGATGTGAATCAGCCGATCGGCACGCTCTCCGGCGGAGAGCGCCAGTGCGTCGCGATCGCCCGCGCCGTGTACTTCGGGGCCAGGGTGCTGATCCTGGACGAGCCGACTGCGGCGCTGGGTGTGAAGCAGTCCGGTGTGGTGCTGAAGTACATCGCCAGGGCTCGCGACCGAGGACTCGGTGTCGTCTTCATCACGCACAACCCGCACCACGCCTATCCGGTCGGCGATCGGTTCCTGCTGCTCAACCGCGGCACGAGCATCGGCAACTTCGAGAAGGAAGAGATCTCCCTCTCGCAGCTGACCAGCATGATGGCCGGCGGGGCCGAGCTCGACTCGCTCGCCCACGAGCTGCAGCGCGAGATCGGAGAGGACTCGCCGGTCGTGCAGGAGGTCGTCAGGGAAGCGGAGCAGTCGAGGCGGATCGAGGGCGCTGGGGAGCCGTCCGCCTCTTCGCCGACGGCATCCGCCTGA
- a CDS encoding ABC transporter permease produces MTTTDIVTMGNRPRLERRPLRNLLVRPEMGALVAALAVMIFFSVYTKSFMTAAGAGVWLESASTFGIMAVAVALLMIGGEFDLSAGVLTGFTALVVGVLTTKYGLNIWVAVLVSLVLALAIGALNGFLVMKTGLPSFIITLGTFFVLAGIDLAVTKLITGQVAIQGMTKVPYYDSIQPLFGSSISIGGGTFYVSVLWWFVVTAVATWVLLRTRPGNWIFAVGGAATASRQVGVPVLRTKIGLFMVTAGAAWLVGMISLFRTSTVQANTGVGQEFIYIICAVVGGCLMTGGFGSAIGAALGALIYGMVFQGITFAQWDTNWLRTFLGAMLLLAVFLNHWVRLRAGGVK; encoded by the coding sequence ATGACAACGACCGACATCGTCACGATGGGGAACAGGCCGCGTCTCGAACGGCGCCCCCTGCGCAACCTGCTCGTACGGCCCGAGATGGGCGCACTCGTCGCCGCGCTGGCGGTGATGATCTTCTTCTCGGTCTACACCAAGAGCTTCATGACGGCCGCAGGGGCGGGCGTCTGGCTGGAATCGGCGTCGACCTTCGGCATCATGGCCGTGGCTGTCGCGCTTCTGATGATCGGCGGCGAGTTCGACCTGTCGGCCGGTGTGCTCACCGGCTTCACAGCACTCGTGGTCGGCGTCCTCACCACCAAGTACGGGCTCAACATCTGGGTCGCGGTACTCGTCTCGCTGGTGCTGGCCCTCGCGATCGGCGCCCTGAACGGCTTCCTCGTCATGAAGACCGGCCTTCCGAGCTTCATCATCACGCTCGGCACGTTCTTCGTGCTCGCCGGTATCGACCTGGCAGTGACCAAGCTCATCACGGGACAGGTCGCCATCCAGGGCATGACGAAGGTGCCGTACTACGACAGCATCCAGCCGCTGTTCGGCTCGTCGATCTCGATCGGCGGAGGCACGTTCTACGTCTCAGTGCTCTGGTGGTTCGTCGTCACGGCCGTCGCCACGTGGGTGCTGCTGAGAACGCGACCGGGCAACTGGATCTTCGCGGTCGGCGGAGCGGCGACCGCGTCGCGTCAGGTGGGTGTTCCGGTGCTGCGGACCAAGATCGGACTGTTCATGGTCACGGCCGGTGCTGCGTGGCTGGTGGGGATGATCTCGCTGTTCCGCACCTCGACGGTGCAGGCGAACACGGGTGTCGGCCAGGAGTTCATCTACATCATCTGCGCGGTGGTCGGCGGCTGCCTGATGACCGGGGGATTCGGATCGGCGATCGGGGCGGCGCTGGGCGCTCTCATCTACGGCATGGTCTTCCAGGGCATCACCTTCGCCCAGTGGGACACGAACTGGCTGCGCACGTTCCTGGGGGCGATGCTGCTGCTCGCGGTGTTCCTGAACCACTGGGTGCGGCTGCGAGCGGGAGGAGTGAAATGA
- a CDS encoding substrate-binding domain-containing protein, translated as MKKRLIGVLGIAATAALLLSACSGTGQEPTTDTQGGGDTESSGLSYAVVTHAAPGDAFWDRVKSGAEQAGSDYGAAITYNSDPDPAKQSQLIDNAIAQGVDGIVVSMANPDGVQASVERAVAEGIPVVTINSGIEKFAEFGAITHIGQSESIAGAAVGERLSDEGATNALCVIQEAGNIGLEERCSSAAGAFAGTMANLQVDGTNDAEVKATIKSKLQADPTIDAVLTLGGQYAIDAVGAVEESGSAAKVATFDLSEDVVTAVADGKILFAVDQQPYVQGFLGVTALYLKSTNGNDIGGGQPVYSGPAFVTKDNAAQVAEFAKKGTR; from the coding sequence ATGAAGAAGCGCCTCATCGGCGTTCTGGGGATCGCCGCGACAGCCGCGCTGCTGCTCTCGGCATGCTCCGGAACAGGGCAGGAACCGACGACCGACACCCAAGGCGGCGGCGACACGGAGTCCTCGGGTCTGAGCTACGCCGTGGTCACGCACGCAGCACCCGGCGACGCATTCTGGGATCGCGTCAAGTCCGGCGCGGAGCAGGCCGGTTCCGACTACGGCGCCGCCATCACGTACAACTCCGACCCCGACCCGGCCAAGCAGTCGCAGCTCATCGACAACGCGATCGCGCAGGGCGTCGACGGGATCGTGGTCTCGATGGCGAATCCCGATGGCGTGCAGGCGAGCGTCGAGCGCGCCGTCGCTGAGGGCATCCCCGTCGTCACCATCAACTCCGGCATCGAGAAGTTCGCCGAGTTCGGCGCCATCACGCACATCGGACAGAGCGAATCGATCGCCGGTGCCGCGGTGGGTGAGCGCCTCAGCGATGAGGGTGCGACCAACGCCCTCTGCGTGATCCAGGAGGCGGGCAACATCGGCCTCGAGGAGCGCTGCTCTTCTGCGGCAGGGGCGTTCGCGGGCACGATGGCGAACCTGCAGGTCGACGGCACGAACGACGCCGAGGTCAAGGCGACGATCAAGTCGAAGCTGCAGGCTGACCCCACCATCGACGCGGTGCTGACGCTGGGCGGCCAGTACGCGATCGACGCAGTGGGCGCGGTCGAGGAGTCCGGCAGCGCGGCGAAGGTCGCGACCTTCGACCTCTCGGAAGACGTCGTGACAGCCGTGGCCGACGGGAAGATCCTCTTCGCGGTCGACCAGCAGCCTTATGTCCAGGGCTTCCTCGGGGTGACGGCGCTGTACCTCAAGAGCACCAACGGCAATGACATCGGAGGCGGTCAGCCGGTCTACTCCGGACCTGCGTTCGTCACGAAGGACAACGCGGCACAGGTCGCGGAGTTCGCCAAGAAGGGCACGCGCTAA